Genomic window (Manduca sexta isolate Smith_Timp_Sample1 chromosome 26, JHU_Msex_v1.0, whole genome shotgun sequence):
AATGTTCGCAAGTAGAGCTGTTGCGAGAATTCATGTTATTCATGCTATTTAATGTCCTCATGATAATCATCCAGGTTTTTATATACTGCCCCCTCATAATATTAGCGTGTATGTGGTACCATTAGCTGAATCTACCACAGAACTTAGCTTATTAGATCAGTCGAACTTAGATTGGTCGAATATTCTTAAAGAAAACGGTGATGATGAATCCTTACCATAAGAATCAAATTAAAACTGTGTTACAATATTGACTGATATTGTAGTTAAGCCTGCTTATGTAACGTTCacatataatacattaaaaaaaaatagaaaattagaaaaagaggccaagcaaaaaaaaaatggagaaGAGAATGCTACGACAGAGGACTTGGATttgccaaaatataataaagaaacatttgaaatttttgcaaatatagGCTCATGGGGAGACGTCCTTGATAATCAtgctttgaacatttttttattggttgagtattacatatatttaaatttcaaatagagGTGCTAACTGATTAATgatcatttcaatatattttttatatttctaccaaAAAGTTACCTAATAACCTCAAAGTGAAATCGATCctatttaatatttgtgatGATAACATTTGAGAGAACCTAATTttcttaaacattaattaagaaattagtGTGAGTCAGtctcagaaatataatatagtagatctataatataatgctcaaaagaatatcattattttttttataaaaaatttcaagttcatttgattatgtttatgataaatttatgattattataaatttattgatttagttagttattttatagaacagagagaaaatgtatgttaaagaAACTGATACTATTTGCagattttcattttatgttaattttaaagtttaaaccaagttattaataactaaaatatttatagttatttatgacttattgtgatttattgattatagatgacaaaaatatgacattatagtttttttcaTGGTTTTACAAATGTACATATGCTACCATTCTCATTCACCTGTCTTGATCTCATTTatctgattatttaaattttcaatgagcTATATGTCTTCGTCTAATGGATCAATTTAAGTGCCTTTAcccttattatatttctttaagttatgtttttgatataaacaaagcaaatcattcaaatattgaaaaaaaaaatgagccagGTTAATTATGCCAAAACCTTCTTTTTCGGAGAATTGCCCGCCTACACGCTACAACGTTGCCGACGACGCTACGCGCGACGTTCCTGACAATTTCACGCGGGAACACAGGTGGTTCAACGGACCAGAGTTCCTCCGCGACCCGCCCGAACTATGGCCTGCGGAGGAAACACAGCTGAGCACCGACACGGGTGAGGAAAGAGTGAACACTGTTACAGAGCGTCGGGAGAAACAGTACAAGGAAGTCCTGCCCGACGTGAATCGATTCTCAAATTGGAATCGCTACGTTAGAGCTGCCGCCCGCGTACTACAAGCAGTACAATACTTCAAACAACGCGTCAACACGGTCCATTACAAGAGGACCAAGGCGGCCGCAAGCGAGAATCCGGATTGGAGGCACAACGAAGCCGTGAAAAGTGCGGCGAAACGAGTCGTGCAAGCACCGGAGGAGCGATTCGTGACGCTCCCAGCCGAGTTGCAAGAAGAGGCCGAGCGCATAATCATAAAGGCGAGTCAGGAGGCCGCCTTCGAGGAAGAACTACGCTCACTCGAAAAAGGAAAACCCGTGTCAAAGGAAAGCAGGTTGTACGCTttgagtataacatttattaacgaactCATTTGCCTCGACAGTAGAATTTCAGCCGCCACGGGAGTAAGCGCCGCAACAAAGAACCCTCCGATCGTCGATGGCGAACATCGGGCAACGAAACTGTGGGTGGAACATGTCCACACACAACTCCACCATGCAGGCGTGGAGAGCGTCGTCAATTACTGTCGGCAGCACAAATGGTCATTCGACTGCGCCCGACGGTCAAGGCGGTGGTCAGGAGCTGCTTCAAGTGCCGCCAGAGGGCGGCCACTCCACCGCAACCGATAACGGGAGACTTGCCTCCCTGTCGACTGGCGCATCATCACCGGCCGTTTACATACACCGGTTTGGATTATTTCGGCCCGCTCACAGTCACCGTGGGCCGGAAGTGGGCCGGTAGTCAAAAAAGGTATGTCGCTCTCTTCACATGTCTAACAGTGCGGGCGGTGCATCTCGAAGTGGTGCACTCCCTGAGCACACAAGGAGCGATCATGGCTCTGCGGCGCATGACAGCGCGCCGCGGGAGCCCCGCCGAGATCTGGTCCGACAACGGGACCAACTTCCACGGCGCAGAAAGGAGCTGCGCAACACCCTCCTCGCTGGCGCCGAACAAGAGGCGTCGCGGAGGGCGATTAGATGGCGTTTCATCCCTCCGGGCGCACCATTCATGGGTGGCGCCTGGGAACGACTCGTGCGGTCGGTCAAGACCGCGCTGACGACGGTGCTTCACGAGCAGAGGCCACATGAAGAGACGCTGTCGACGCTACTCGCCGAGGTGGAGTTTACAGTCAACAGCCGCCCACTGACTCATGTGTCGGTGAACCCCGAAGATCCGGAGGCCCTGACGCCTAACCACTTTCTGTTGGGCTGTCAGGGCCACTCGCCGCACCTAATTTTCCAGCCGAACACGGCTACGGCACACATGCCGACCTTCGAGCGTCGCAGCAGCTGGCCGACGCGTTCTGGACCCGCTGGCTACGAGAGTACCTTCCCGAGCTCCGCAACCGGCGGGAGCCCCGCAGCAAGGGACCAGAGCTACACATCGGCGACGTCGTGCGCATCGTGGACGGGACGCTCCCACGGAACACTTGGGTGCGTGGCCGCATCTGTGCTACGCATCCGGGACCTGACGGCGTGACGCGCACAGTGGACGTAGCCACGCAGGGAGGCGTGCTACGACGCCCCGTGAAGAAAATCGTCCTCCTGCACCCTGCGGCACCCGAGCGACGAGGCAGCGGCAACGAAGAGGCAGCGGCAACGAAGAGGCGGCGCCGCAATCGGCGGCGAGCACGTCCTGCACGTCTACATAATGTATCGCCCCCTGGACGCTGGGCGATACACGGCGGGAgaatgtgcaggacgcacacacgaaaaagagcgagacagcgcattcacgcatgcgcagtaggtgtgtcgagcgtaacgacacacccagagagggacggacaatgcgcccgcgcacgtgtgtgtgactgttttttagtggtacgttataaagcgatctcacgaccgagatattgaagtgacagtgttTGAACTTTACATAGACgtagtttttgcttttgcctaccccatgtCGTAAACATGGGCATTGTATATAAATTCATATCAtagtaaatagcgtttttaaggcctttgtgcgtcgtctgtagacaattttcttgtgttttgttattgcaaCTTTTTTCGgatcgcacataggcgtattatttttatgtataggtataggtaattgatttatctataaaaccttGTAAATTTCgcataggggactccagaggtccaacttttatttgtaaaatagtgatagctaggaagtgaaaatgaggctgcaaaaaggctctatttttggcggctctcctacgggatagccgggttatatataagcgagtgtaattttggcattcggcagttccagttccagcaagttcagttcgagtcaagaaaaggaagaaaaacaagaagccctgaagtgttccagccaggaaaaacagtgcaagaaaaggagagagcgacgtgcatgccgcaccgctcacgccgcactgcgaaacgtacgccgctagtgtgtccgccggatcattgtattatttaacgtgtgtgaatagtgaatatacgctataaaacctcccgggccttattaattggcattgccacctcccttcacgcaatccagcactcattgtggggacggaaaggcgttccgtgccgatcctacgccccacagCATGTAAACGAGGGCCTCTGAGACAATTGCCACACAATCAGACGAACAGCGACGCAGAGCACACAGCATTAGACATCGCGCTCCCGAGCAGGACAGTCGCACCTACGAGACGAATACGACAACCAACCCCGCTTGGTAAGACACGCAGCCCCCGCGCTGCAGACAGGGTAACCGATAATCAACGGAACAATTGTTCCGTTGTAAATCGGAAACCCACTTACGGGCCGAACCGCGTCCTTCTCAGGACAGGGCTCCGCCCCAATTTACTGTTTCCGGCAATCTAGGCCCCTTCAGGGTTAGCTCGGTGGATTAACCTCACGGTGATAACATGCCGAGCTAGCGGTGACCCGGCCCGCGCTGCGCCCCTTCAGGGCTAAAGCGAAGCCGGAAGGGTGCGGACCAGGAAACTGTGGAGACACACCACAGGGTCCCCCGCATATCGCCCTCCAAACCCTTCCCATCCCCGCAACATCCATCCCGTGTAACGGTTAAGCGTGAAGTCTCCGGACCGTTAACGTTTACGTTGCACGGCTTGCTAGGGACCCGTCGCACATTGAGATTGGCGAAGGGACTACAAGCTTAGGGCTCACCATAGACGCACATCCCCCCTCGCCTATCCCTGGCGAGGAGGGCTACACACGCACACCCCCCCCGGACACCCCCATCCGGGGGacgtaattcaaatttaataaccCCGCGACATCCGCGTCGGTACCGCGTAAACGACTGCGAACGCCACCTGGTTTCTTGCGAGTTCTTTCCCAGGCGGAACGCACGCTTACGAACTCGCTCGCGCCCCAAAATCAATTTACGTGGGCACGGTCCCAGCCGGCGATATGGCTGGCACCGAGCCCATGGTGTGCTTCTCCCAGGAGACACTCAACAATGTACTCCTGACCATCCCGGAATACCCCCAACTCTGGGGGATATTCTCAGAACTACTGAAAAAGGCCGCGCAGACTCCCGGCGTGCCGCTAACCGtccccccccctcccccgccAAATGGCGACCCCCGACACCCCTCCCCCTCCCCCGCCCGTTACTACCGAACTCCCCCCCGCGACTAGCGCACCGGTGGCCCCGCCCACCCCGGCCAAACGCCCCGTCTCCTCCCCCGCTTCCTCCTCTTGCGAATCGCAGTGTGAGGCCTCGGCGTCGGAAATcgacgacgacggcttcacAACTGTGAGGCGTAACAAGAGGAAGAAGAAGAAGGGTGTCCCCTGCGACACCGCCTCGCCCATGGAGGCTGACCACCCCCCCTCACCCGCACCCACCGCCCCAGCCGCTGGCTCACGCCCGGATACGCCCGACGCATCCACTCCCGCTCCTCAAGCGCAACCCTCCGGGAGGTCCAAAAAACCTCCCCGTCTCTACCTTCAGCTCCCCAAAGAGCTCACGATCAAGGCCATCTTTAGGCTCATCACCGGCGCTGGCATTCAGCTTTCCCACAATGAGTGGATCACATCGAAACAGCTTCTGGCGCTTCAAAGCGCCACCATAAATGACCACCGCGCCCTTACTAAGTTCCTGGATGACAGGAACTACTATTACTATACCTTCTCCCGCCCAGATGAACGTCGTTTCCGCTACGTCATCAGAGGCATCCCCCAACAAATGTCCTCGCAAGAGGTCAAAGAAGGCCTAGCCGAAAAGGGCATTCAAGCCCTCGAGGTGCACCGCATGCACCGCCCCTCCCGCCCCAATGCTCCCGGCATTCAATACGAGATGGTTCTCGCCATTCTCGCTACCGCCGATGACGTCAAGCGTATCTACGAGATACGCGACATCTCAGGCCTCAGTGGCTTCAAAATAGAGACCCCCCACAACAAAGGGGAAGTAGGGCAGTGTCATAACTGCCAGAAATACGGGCACTCCTCGCGTAACTGCAGACTCCCAGCCCGCTGTGTCAAGTGCCTCGGTGAACATGGCACAGTAGATTGCCCCCGTCCCAAGGACAGAACATTGTGCACGGAGCCGCCTTCGTGCACCAACTGTCGCAATTCCGGCCACCCGGCGAACTACCGCGGGTGTTCCCACGCCCCCAAAAAGAGGCCTACCCGATCCCCCAGATCGGCTGCGCCTCAAAGCACCCGCCCCACTCACCCCCCCCCTCAGGAGGAGTTCAGGCTCGCCCCCGCCCCTGTGCGCAACCCTTGGTTCCCAACCAAGAAGGCCACCACCCCAGGCGGAGACACTCCCGCACCCCCCCCAGCCTCGACTAGGACCACCCCGCCCAAATCGGGCCCCGCAAAAACCTCAAACCCGAAACCTGCACCCCCGCAGGCAACGGAAATTCCCCCTATCCCAGTGCCGAATACAAACATGTACTCGGCCGATATCATGAACATGGTCCGAGCCATAACTAAATCTCCGGTCGACTACTTCTCTCTAGTAGCCGAACGCGTCCATAAGCTCAGAGTACTGGGCCACCCTGACCAAACTCTTCTCGACGAAATCGCCGACCTATATCACCAACATCGTCAGTACTTGGTGAGCATCATCTTTGGAGCAACATCATAAATGGCTCCCAACGCAGTTTCTCCCCAATCCCGAACTAAGCCCCGCTCCCTCAGAGTGGGGTACTACAACGCCAACAGCATTGACGGTCAACGCACCGAACTGGCACACTTCGCCAGCAATAACGAATTAGACGTTTTCCTCATCCAGGAAACGTTTCTCAAACCCCGCCGGCGTAACCCCAACCTCCCCAACTACGGTCTAATTCGCAACGACCGTACTAGTGGCCCTCAAGGTGGCACACTCATATATTACAAAAGTCCCTCCACTGCATCCCACTTGATCCCCCCGTGGATTTGAGCAACATTGAGGTTTCGGCCTGCAGGCTAGCAATGACGGGACACATCCCAATCACCATCCTCTCAGCTTACCTTTCCCCCCACTAAGGAGCTTCTCTCCACAGACATTAAACATCTTCTAGACATGGGGGAATCCGTCCTTCTGGCGGGTGACCTCAACGCCAAGAGCACCCTCTGGCACTGCAATTCGACCAACCCGAAAGGCAGAGCACTGGAGAGTATTCTGGAGTGCTCAGAATTTGATATAATAGCCCCAACCGAACCCACCCATTATAGTCACCTTAACGACAACCACAGACCCGACATACTCGACATAGCGCTTGTAAAGAACGTAAGCCTCCGCCTGCGTTCTGTGCAGGTGCTACAAGAGTTGACCTCCgaccacagacctgtgatcATGGATTTCGTTCCCCAATTAGGCCCCAACGACACAGGTCCTAACGCCCCGATGAGGGATGGAAACGGACTGGCGCCTCCTGGGCGCCAAGCTCGCGTCCACCACATCCAGTGATCTCTCCGCGATCCCAGCCAATATTGTCACCCCCGAGGAGACTAGGGCGGCGGTCCGCTCCCTCACCAATCACCTACAACACGTCGTGAGCGAAAGCTCAAGGGAGGTGCCAGTGACTGTACCCAGCTACTGCCACATCCCTGACGACGTACGGTGTGAGGTGAGGAAGCGGAACGCAGCCTTAAGAGCTTGCGCAACCGA
Coding sequences:
- the LOC119190690 gene encoding uncharacterized protein LOC119190690; its protein translation is MPKPSFSENCPPTRYNVADDATRDVPDNFTREHRWFNGPEFLRDPPELWPAEETQLSTDTGEERVNTVTERREKQYKEVLPDVNRFSNWNRYVRAAARVLQAVQYFKQRVNTVHYKRTKAAASENPDWRHNEAVKSAAKRVVQAPEERFVTLPAELQEEAERIIIKASQEAAFEEELRSLEKGKPVSKESRLRGERRQLLSAAQMVIRLRPTVKAVVRSCFKCRQRAATPPQPITGDLPPCRLAHHHRPFTYTGLDYFGPLTVTVGRKWAGSQKRKELRNTLLAGAEQEASRRAIRWRFIPPGAPFMGGAWERLVRSVKTALTTVLHEQRPHEETLSTLLAEVEFTVNSRPLTHVSVNPEDPEALTPNHFLLGCQGHSPHLIFQPNTATAHMPTFERRSSWPTRSGPAGYESTFPSSATGGSPAARDQSYTSATSCASWTGRSHGTLGCVAASVLRIRDLTA